One stretch of Flavobacterium sp. 9 DNA includes these proteins:
- a CDS encoding DUF5009 domain-containing protein: MKIKENLYNQRIISIDALRGITIFIMIFVNELASITEVPQWMKHMPADADAMTFVDVVFPAFLFIVGMSIPFAFNARLLKGDSVKTIWAHTLKRALALIIIGVFMVNAEYGYDATKMIIAPAFWGLLAYFMPIPIWNKYAKDFPVWLKSTFQYGGMLVLVALYFLYVQDTGEIGMTPKWWGILGLIGWAYLITVIYYWLVSGRLWAMIAFLVVCVIANSVNLTEGSVIQQTYWLSFIAGHLTHASLVTAGVVISLLFFDRRIAPKINWAVIGFAVLFFVTGYLLRPYFGISKIKGTPSWTMFSATICTVLFYFLYWLMEIKKQTKWSNFFMPAAANPLLIYILPGVIYYFCIAFNIHIIPDYFRVGVPGIIWSLVFSTIMLFVMKLCNKYKIQLHL; the protein is encoded by the coding sequence ATGAAAATTAAAGAGAATTTATACAATCAAAGGATTATTTCGATAGATGCTTTACGCGGAATTACCATTTTTATAATGATTTTTGTAAATGAGCTCGCGAGCATTACAGAAGTGCCGCAATGGATGAAACATATGCCTGCAGACGCAGATGCAATGACTTTTGTTGATGTGGTTTTTCCAGCCTTTTTATTTATTGTTGGAATGTCGATTCCGTTTGCTTTCAATGCCCGATTATTAAAAGGAGACAGTGTTAAAACGATTTGGGCGCATACCTTAAAAAGAGCTTTGGCTTTAATTATTATTGGTGTTTTCATGGTTAACGCGGAATACGGTTATGACGCAACAAAAATGATTATTGCGCCTGCATTTTGGGGACTTTTGGCTTATTTCATGCCGATTCCCATTTGGAATAAATATGCAAAAGATTTTCCGGTTTGGTTAAAAAGTACGTTTCAATATGGTGGAATGCTTGTTTTGGTAGCGCTATATTTTTTATACGTTCAGGATACTGGCGAAATTGGAATGACACCAAAATGGTGGGGAATTCTGGGATTAATAGGTTGGGCGTATTTAATTACAGTAATCTATTATTGGCTAGTTTCAGGAAGATTATGGGCCATGATTGCTTTTTTGGTAGTTTGTGTAATCGCCAATTCGGTTAATTTGACAGAAGGATCTGTAATACAGCAAACATACTGGTTAAGTTTCATCGCCGGACATTTAACACATGCTTCATTAGTAACCGCCGGAGTTGTGATTTCGCTTTTATTCTTTGATCGAAGAATAGCTCCCAAAATCAATTGGGCAGTAATAGGTTTTGCAGTTTTGTTTTTTGTAACAGGATATTTATTAAGACCTTACTTTGGAATTTCAAAAATAAAAGGAACACCATCGTGGACCATGTTTTCGGCTACAATTTGTACCGTATTATTCTATTTTCTTTATTGGTTAATGGAAATTAAAAAACAAACAAAATGGAGTAATTTCTTCATGCCGGCAGCAGCAAATCCTTTGTTGATTTATATTTTGCCGGGCGTAATTTATTATTTCTGTATAGCTTTTAATATTCATATTATTCCGGATTATTTCCGTGTAGGAGTTCCTGGAATTATTTGGTCATTAGTTTTCTCAACAATAATGTTGTTTGTAATGAAATTATGCAACAAATATAAAATTCAGTTGCACTTGTAG
- a CDS encoding tyrosine-protein phosphatase, which produces MLSLFKPKLHLKDLIPEGFVDIHSHLLPGIDDGAKNSTESIKLIKAFQEMGFSQFTTTPHISHIWKNSQKTILDNYKETIVLAKENKLQIPFETAAEYLMDDWFESHFHSEKLLTLKDNYVLVEMSYLNAPIRLYKILFDLQVAGYIPVLAHPERYTFYHKNLDEYEKLKKAGCLFQLNLLSTVGYYGSEISKIADELLKKGMYDFAGTDVHHMRHINSFGNRIKVKSISNLKEVINNNQFFKS; this is translated from the coding sequence ATGTTATCATTATTCAAACCCAAACTACACTTAAAAGACCTTATTCCCGAAGGTTTTGTTGATATTCATTCCCATTTATTGCCTGGTATTGACGATGGTGCAAAAAATAGTACTGAAAGTATTAAACTTATAAAAGCTTTTCAAGAGATGGGCTTTTCTCAATTTACTACTACTCCGCATATTAGCCATATTTGGAAAAATTCACAAAAGACGATTTTAGATAATTATAAAGAAACAATTGTTTTAGCAAAAGAAAACAAACTTCAAATTCCTTTTGAAACCGCAGCCGAATATTTAATGGATGATTGGTTTGAAAGTCATTTTCACTCCGAAAAACTTCTTACGCTAAAAGACAATTATGTATTGGTAGAAATGTCATATCTAAATGCTCCTATCCGATTGTATAAAATATTATTTGATTTGCAGGTTGCAGGTTACATTCCGGTTTTGGCACATCCGGAACGCTATACTTTCTATCATAAAAATCTTGATGAATACGAAAAACTAAAAAAAGCAGGTTGTCTTTTTCAGTTGAATTTATTGTCGACTGTTGGTTATTATGGAAGTGAAATATCCAAAATTGCCGACGAACTTCTTAAAAAGGGAATGTATGATTTTGCAGGAACTGATGTTCATCATATGAGACATATCAACTCTTTTGGTAACAGAATTAAAGTAAAAAGTATTTCTAATCTAAAAGAAGTAATTAATAACAATCAGTTTTTTAAATCTTAA